A genomic region of Candidatus Omnitrophota bacterium contains the following coding sequences:
- a CDS encoding phospholipid carrier-dependent glycosyltransferase, producing MKKTFTITAFIILAVLTLYSINRATLGHSIPDEKRYLQSTKEMIASGDYVTPHYHGKLRFQKPILFYWLIILSYKIFGVTIFGARFPSIVAGLLNVIIIFLIARNLFNRKTAVFSALILATGEIFFMYSRFAVPDMVFALFINTALCSFVAAYIGEPRPSAEERGELKGRFRYLYVYVFMALAVITKGPL from the coding sequence TTGAAAAAGACTTTTACAATAACGGCTTTTATCATATTGGCCGTTTTAACGTTATATTCGATAAACAGAGCGACCTTAGGCCATTCAATCCCCGATGAGAAACGCTATTTACAGAGCACTAAAGAGATGATCGCAAGCGGCGACTATGTCACACCGCATTACCACGGAAAACTGCGTTTCCAGAAACCCATCCTTTTTTACTGGCTTATAATCCTTTCTTATAAGATATTCGGAGTCACAATCTTTGGCGCGAGGTTTCCATCGATTGTGGCAGGGCTTTTAAACGTTATCATCATTTTTCTTATAGCGCGTAATCTCTTTAACAGAAAAACGGCGGTATTCTCCGCGCTTATTCTCGCGACCGGCGAAATATTTTTTATGTATTCCAGATTTGCGGTGCCGGATATGGTATTTGCGCTTTTTATAAATACGGCCCTCTGCAGTTTTGTCGCCGCCTATATCGGTGAACCCCGCCCCTCGGCCGAGGAGCGGGGTGAATTAAAAGGGAGATTCCGCTATTTGTATGTCTACGTATTTATGGCTTTGGCGGTAATTACAAAAGGCCCGCTG
- a CDS encoding lipid-A-disaccharide synthase N-terminal domain-containing protein, translated as MNLKDLLNPWVIFGLLGQVCFSLRFIIQWIQSERHRKSIIPVSFWYFSLFGGLILFIYAIYRQDIVFTLGQGAGLIVYARNLVLIARHKEVKI; from the coding sequence ATGAATCTTAAAGATCTTTTAAATCCGTGGGTTATATTCGGCCTGTTGGGGCAGGTATGTTTCAGCCTCAGGTTCATTATACAGTGGATACAGTCGGAAAGGCACAGAAAAAGTATAATACCCGTATCTTTTTGGTACTTCAGCCTGTTCGGCGGACTGATACTTTTTATATATGCCATTTACCGCCAGGACATAGTTTTTACTTTGGGGCAAGGAGCCGGGTTAATCGTATATGCGAGGAACCTTGTGCTTATTGCCAGACACAAAGAAGTTAAGATATAG
- a CDS encoding glycosyltransferase family 2 protein, protein MIYSVVVPFFNEEESIRPLYESLTRVMESLHGEYELIFVNDGSTDNTKQLLGKTAAKDRHVAVLNNAKKMGQTASLKIGFEKARGDIVVSMDGDMQNDPNDIPKLATELKCGYDFVCGWRYMRKDPASKKIASWFGNLVQKAVFKSHLHDISCTLRVYTKDSIKVLPLKREGAHRFIPYLLMMKGKRPSEVKVNHLPRRYGRTKYGFSRSFKVAYDFLTLIFNRKSWT, encoded by the coding sequence ATGATATATTCGGTCGTAGTGCCATTTTTTAATGAAGAAGAATCGATAAGGCCCTTATATGAATCCCTTACCCGCGTGATGGAATCGCTTCACGGAGAATATGAGCTTATCTTTGTAAATGACGGTTCTACCGATAATACAAAACAGCTTCTGGGAAAGACGGCAGCGAAAGATAGGCATGTTGCGGTACTGAATAATGCAAAGAAGATGGGCCAGACAGCCTCGCTTAAAATAGGTTTTGAAAAAGCAAGAGGAGATATAGTGGTCTCCATGGACGGCGATATGCAGAATGACCCAAATGACATACCAAAACTCGCAACCGAACTTAAATGCGGCTATGATTTCGTATGCGGATGGCGCTATATGAGAAAGGACCCCGCCTCAAAAAAGATAGCCTCATGGTTCGGCAATCTAGTCCAGAAGGCCGTCTTTAAAAGCCATCTCCACGATATATCGTGCACGTTAAGGGTTTATACAAAAGATTCCATAAAAGTTTTGCCGCTTAAAAGGGAGGGCGCGCACAGGTTTATACCCTACCTTCTTATGATGAAAGGGAAGAGGCCGTCGGAGGTCAAAGTAAACCACCTTCCGAGGCGTTACGGCAGGACTAAATATGGTTTTAGCCGCTCTTTCAAAGTAGCTTACGATTTTCTGACGCTTATTTTTAACCGTAAAAGCTGGACATAG